The Gossypium raimondii isolate GPD5lz chromosome 2, ASM2569854v1, whole genome shotgun sequence genome segment ACAgaaatttttggacttcatggttttcaatttacgttttatgatttaattattattgattatttgggttgtaatttaaggaccctctgggactttggttttaaattttgggtttttatttatttattttactttatggatttatacctgctggtcgtaggaaattcggttttcaaaaagttaaaatagtttctaaacgcatgatcacttagactattttattaaagcttccacaacgagggatgtttcaaaaaaatgttttaaatgaataaagacgacttcttaagttctaacaaaggtttactaaagataaacATGGAATGTTTTAAATGTAACAACGAGGTTTGAAAAACACTAtcatgtgacattgccagatacgtccataacgtctaggttgggtttggagtgttacaaaATGATGACATTGAATGGACAAAATCATGGATGAATAGATTGAAGTTGAACAGATtgaatttgtatgttttggtgTCAATTAGAAGttatattgaaatggatgaGTGGAAATGgttaaaatcaaagttttggCATGTAATGGTGTTAAGTTTGTGTAGGTTTAGTTGTGCAATCATACACCAAATGGTAAGTTTGATAGGTGGACATGAAATAGGTGCCAAATGACCTAATTTGTACTAAAAATAGAGTCCACGTCGCGACGAGCTCTGAACTTTAGACGATGGCGTGATGAGGAACCCTGCCATCATAGTGAGGTCAAGTCAGTATGTCACATCGCGATGAGGAACTCCCTCACATCGTGACGTTAACCTGAagatttgaaacttttacaaattgatccttAATTGACCTTGAGCTAACTTTAGAACATACATAAGCTCGTGTAAGACTCGAGAAAGGTTGCATATCATGTTTATGGTTTGAAATGTTTATGTTTGTATGTGATATGTTTTGACTTGAATGCTAAATGTTTGTAGTTGCTCCAGCAATAGATGTGACATCCTATAACTCAAACCCGACGATCGGGTCGGacaaggggtgttacaaaaaaatGCATGGGGACCTATAAAACAATTgtttaaaagagtcaaaatggCTATTAAACCATTAATTAATACGAGTTAGTGGAATTTTATGAAAATCCACTCATATGTGAAGATTACAACACAATTTTATAAAAGGGTCTTTAATTCTCATCCTTATAGAGAAACCACTAGGTTAAGACGCAGACACGACACCCGAAGGGCCTCGGCTCGGTttttacttataaaattattttaggctcattatttgatttattttattattcaaaaactgtattattttatttagaattgTGGCATGGGACATAGGATTTgggtttatatttttgtttttatactgcatgacatttaatttaattttaggatatcgaattatgaataattaattagctaTGCATGAACGctgattttcattaaaaacgTAAATAGATATCACTTTTCCGTTGctataatacaattaaaattttgagtaataaataattcggcaattaactaatttttcttctaagataaacaaatattttaaaatgattgtttTCAAAACTCCGATAGCTTACTGAGTCATTTCAGTGGCTAATGTAAACTTCCGAATTCGGGTCTAACATCTAGGCCGGGTTGAAAAGATTACAACACAATTTTATTGATACAAATTTATCCacaatcattaaaaaataaattagagttaaatttagaagttcttcaaaaaaaaaagaaaaagaaaaacaaagtcaGAACTTTAATCTATCTATTAATAGGTTAAATTATCCAACTTCAAGAGTAAATAATTTCTCTACTTAAATGGATTCCAATCTCCCAAGTTCATTTTTCtggtttaattataaattgtatCCTTCTACtttattaaaattgagaaattagtctttttaatccttatactttattaaaaaataagttaatccAATTGTTGCTAAACAAATCAACTTGAACTGTTAATTGTTTTGCTAATTTGTTGCGTATAAATTGTTGAACTGctaatattgattaatttttatataaatcattAAACTATGATTTTCGAGTTAGAGaattaacttcaaattttaacaCTGTtgtccaattaaattaatttctcaattttcgcAAATTACGacaattaaattcatacattttattggGAGGCTTAAGTAAAAGAAAGCCTTCggtaaaaaatcaattaaactaacTTTTCAACTTCTATAAAGTATGATAGTTAATTGTTACAAATTATagtaactaaaattttaattttaataaaataaaggatgaaattcataatttgatttctttttcatggGAGGCTTAAGTAGAAAAGGAAAGCCTTCCGGTGAAAGGGTTTTACATTTTActctttatttgattattttaaatctcataaaatactttttatgaaagtaaatatataataaatatttaaatttatttttatatgataattagatctattttattataaattaattcaattaataaaataaaatttacatgaataagtaaaatattttcattaataaaattattatttaaaataatataattttaataaataataatttattaatttcataaaaacatatatataaaataattttttattatatacctattttaattgaatgtccttaataattattttcttatacaATAATTCACTTTACTATCACCGTTATGAgaacatttaaacatatatcacaCCACTAgttctattattattaataatctCACTGCTCATCCAAACTTAATtaccatacatttaaatttaaagcaatgagataaaattgtaaacaataataaacttaaacatTGAAAATATTCACTTATCATGTTTTAAAATCACGTTAGAAAAtgtattcaatatattttaaagggTTAATATATACGGAGATACCTGAACTTGGCAATATATACCTATTTGGCAtctaaactttattttggacCTAATCGGTACCTAAACTTGAAGATCGTAAGCCAACTTGGTACTTTTTTTAAGTACCTGAATAATGCGGTTAAAATATGCCGACGTGGTGATGGCAACCAATAGCATGGTGATATGTGGCAGCCTCACATTTTAACGcgtgacaaaaaaataaaaaaatttataatttttataaattgtaaagatttttctttttgccacgTGTCACCACTCACTATGCTATTGGTAATCAGTGCCATGTCAGTGTATTTTAACGGTATTAGTTAGATATCTAAACAAAGTACTAAGTTGGTACCTAACTAGCATTgttaaaatatgcaaacatgGTGTTGGCGACCAATAGTATGGTGATATGTGACAACCTCACATTTTAACTCgtggcaaaaaaataaaaataaaattataattttataaattttaaattttttttgtcatgtGTCACCACTCACAATGATATTGGTTGTCAGTGTAACCTCAGTGAGTTTTAAAGTTGTTAGTTAAGTACCTAAACAAAGTACCAAGTTGGcttatcattttcaaatttaggtaccaaatagTTATAAGTTGCCAAGTACAAGTACAAGTATCATggtatatgttaaaattttttaaatcactaaaaagattaaattgctattttttaaaaccaaagaGAGTGAGGGCTACAAAAGCATATAATCTATAGCAATTTAACCAATTGTCAAGTTATCCCTTTCCTTCAAACAGGGAATCCCATTGAAATCCTTTGATTTCAATGGAAGGAACTTCTTTATTCCATCAAACAGTAGTTTTTGGCCTTACATCTACTCTTATATCTTAATGTTTTCAGTTTGAGTTTCAACTCCAAATCACATTTTCTTCGTCAATCCTACAACCCCACCTTCAACAATGCCTCTCGAAACAAACAAGCCCGATCAGTCCAACGTTGAAGGAGGTAAACAAAGACACTTcaacaaagaaatcaaagacATGGTCTCTTCCATAACTCGCCGCGTAACCGGTATTCATAAACCCGGTTCGAGTCACCGCAGAGGTACCGATGACGACGAACATAGCGTGGGAATTATCACGCTTGCTGGAAACAACGTTGGAGCCACAATGCGAAGCGAGTTGGACGAGAAATCCAGTCCTCAATACAGGATTTCAGTCGGAGACGATGAGGCTGATGCGATGAGTACCTATGTGAACAGCAATTTCCAAGCTGTTAACGATTCGATCATGCTCGGAAGCAGCTACACTGCCAATGATCCAGGAGTCCATTTGGACATCTCGGGTGTTGGTGAACACGAGGGCAAGAAACCAGCAGATAAGACAAGGAGAAGgggaaaggaaaaaagagaagGATTCCTCCCAAAGTGAAGGGTGACTCGTAAGttaatgcataaaataaaatctttgtATTGCTTTACTATATCCAAGATTATGTTTGCATGAGAGCATATGTATGTAAAAGGTGAAGTATTTCCATAGCATAGTTATGTCTTCCATATAGATACCATTTGGCTTGTATTGCTAGCCAAGGTCTTGGGTGTCAAACATACAAATAATGATGAAAGTGTTGGAACTTTCAAGTTCATATGTTGGTTTTTTTTAGAAGTTGTTTGAGTTTTAACTCAAAAATCACTATCAATTAAAACTTGATTTCGATAAATAATCTTGAAGCATTCTTATTTTGACCAATATTTTAAGATTTGGTAAATAATGAATCTTAAATTATTGACAATAAGATTCAATAGAGATGTTTCAAAGaccattatttaaataaaattataaattattcccaaaagtataaaatattttaagattattttatcttaatatggATCACATTTCTTGTATCAAGAATTTTTGGAATGTGTTTTTTGGACCTGTCAATATCATCCTTCCTTATGAGAAAATGAATAgtctaaatattttagaatttaacttttttaaatgcTATTAGCTAGTCcatattattaaaacaattaactACTCTCattaagtgaatttttttaaatggatttATAGTCAACTGAATActtaaaagttgtttttaaaaggataaatcatattttgacccttatttttccataaaatatcTATCATAGTTTCTCACTAAATCTAGACTtgcaataaaaatgaaattaattaatcataaattatttaattaataattaatttaaataggAAACCATCTTACAAATCTCATCTTCTCATCTAAATCCTCAAATGGAAAATCTTGAAGTGTGATATAAAGAAGTTATTACTTCTAACCAAAATTATATGAGAAATAAGAGATAAGTGAATACATAGCACAAATTGAGagaataattttcattttgcttGATATATTACAAGTCTTGTACACATCTCCATTTATATGCTTTCTAACATAAATACATGTAGAAAACAATTTTTGAGATCATATACAAAACTTGCTAATAGCATTTATTAACCATAATTAAGatgaacttataaaatttttaaatcattttatgttgtcaagtaaaattaataattttaatgtaaaaattaatagGTTTTAATGCACAATTTGACCTCAAATTTTAATCGTTTCTTATTTTGGTACATAAACTATCATTATATTActtgattcaattcaattttataacTTTGTCAAAATATTCTATTGATATGTGGTGCCAATCAAAATGCGTCATGGTTCTTATAACCAACACTTAATGTTCatgattattaaaattgatatatatattccaaaatatataaagaaaaatttctttaaaaagattaaatatttttaaaaatataccaTTGACTTTGAATACCGTGATCAATGTTAACCAAGTGTTGATCATgggtttttacaaaattattataaaaaataaaaataatcaaaatattataacttttttatttacaaaatataccaaaaaaacaaaactgcaattttaaaattttataattatattttttcaatatttaaatttttcatttatatgcCCTGCATTTATTATGTGCATTTctattaattatcacttaactaatattagatttaattaaaaaaattaatagaaatactGTGCATGCCTTATTGAAAACCGTAAGTAATAATAAACCGATCACCCATAAATATaacccaaatagaaaaataaattataattataaactattctcatcaaatttagtaaatttttaaataaactattctcatcaaattaccaaaataatacataaaatgctaattagtttatactttttaaatagctttactttaggtaaaatatatttactttaataataaaataaagggattttatgagtaaaaatcatagattaagagcttatttaactacaaaaataggttgagggcttgtttattaaataaaaaaggtgagttgaaggggaataaaaataaaataataaataaggagggcttagaaggcaattagccacatttcaattttCGTGCGCCCCACACGTACTGcagcaattcactttcaaaattcaaaaatggtaaatttgcatgtcaggTTCTTGAAACTGCAGATagttacattttaatcctttggcaccattggtgccgccaatctctttggcacctttggtgccgccacaggttttttttttgcaggtttttgtttttttttggtatattttggtaaataaaaaaatttataatattttgtaaataaaaaagttataatattctggttatttttattttttataataattttgtaaaaacccGTTGATCGCCATTGATCGACTATtggtcaaatttttaaaaattatatatattttttgcaatttttttgaaatgatttgtttttttctagaacttatatttgtttttcaattaCTAGAACATATacttttttagttatttttatttttattt includes the following:
- the LOC105788141 gene encoding uncharacterized protein LOC105788141 — encoded protein: MPLETNKPDQSNVEGGKQRHFNKEIKDMVSSITRRVTGIHKPGSSHRRGTDDDEHSVGIITLAGNNVGATMRSELDEKSSPQYRISVGDDEADAMSTYVNSNFQAVNDSIMLGSSYTANDPGVHLDISGVGEHEGKKPADKTRRRGKEKREGFLPK